A stretch of the Balneola vulgaris DSM 17893 genome encodes the following:
- the pyrR gene encoding bifunctional pyr operon transcriptional regulator/uracil phosphoribosyltransferase PyrR produces the protein MNRTQIMTEEELNRTYLRFAHQFLEAYEDPTRVAIIGMQTRGVHIGKRIVAEIKAQLGYDIDFGVLDVTFYRDDFRSKLKMPEVQVTEIPFDLYDRDVVLVDDVLYTGRTVRSAMDALMAYGRPRKIQFCCMVDRGHRELPISADYTGLYVPTHEQEEIRVKVKDLDGEDAVYLVNMEGEKE, from the coding sequence TTGAATAGAACGCAGATAATGACCGAGGAAGAATTAAATCGCACGTACCTGCGATTTGCTCACCAATTCCTCGAGGCGTACGAAGACCCCACTAGAGTTGCTATTATTGGAATGCAGACTCGTGGCGTACACATTGGCAAAAGAATTGTAGCTGAAATTAAAGCTCAGCTGGGTTACGATATCGATTTCGGGGTATTAGATGTTACCTTCTACCGAGATGATTTTAGAAGTAAGCTTAAAATGCCGGAGGTTCAAGTAACTGAGATTCCTTTCGATTTATACGATCGTGATGTGGTACTTGTAGATGACGTGCTGTACACAGGCCGAACAGTTCGCTCTGCCATGGATGCTTTAATGGCTTATGGGCGCCCAAGAAAAATTCAGTTTTGCTGTATGGTTGATCGAGGACATAGAGAACTCCCAATATCAGCTGACTACACAGGGCTATACGTTCCTACTCATGAACAAGAAGAAATTAGGGTTAAAGTGAAAGATTTAGATGGTGAAGACGCAGTGTATCTTGTAAATATGGAGGGTGAAAAAGAATGA
- a CDS encoding class I SAM-dependent methyltransferase has product MENVSNKTVLEYGCGPGSLAFTLAEQGVKVYGIDISDVAINLGMKEADERGLAINFSVMNAESLDFEDNTLDVICGTGILHHLDLEKAYSELKRVLKPGARAIFFEPLGHNIFINVYRDMTPSMRTEDEHPLLMKDIECAHAFFKKTEVNYFNLTSTLSSFIPTLDNVLTKVDKVIFTWMPFLRKYSWIVVIEFSDPK; this is encoded by the coding sequence TTGGAGAATGTTAGCAATAAGACGGTTCTTGAATACGGTTGTGGTCCCGGAAGTTTAGCATTCACTCTTGCGGAGCAAGGCGTAAAGGTATACGGAATTGACATCTCTGATGTAGCCATTAATCTTGGTATGAAAGAAGCCGATGAGCGAGGTCTTGCAATTAACTTTAGTGTGATGAATGCTGAAAGCCTAGACTTCGAAGACAATACACTTGATGTGATATGTGGAACAGGAATCTTGCATCATTTAGATTTAGAAAAAGCATATAGTGAATTAAAAAGAGTATTAAAGCCAGGCGCAAGAGCAATATTTTTTGAACCTTTAGGCCATAATATTTTTATAAACGTGTATAGAGATATGACACCTAGTATGCGCACTGAAGATGAACATCCATTATTGATGAAGGATATAGAGTGCGCTCATGCATTTTTTAAAAAAACCGAGGTTAATTATTTCAATTTAACTTCAACATTGAGTTCATTTATACCCACATTGGATAATGTTTTAACGAAAGTAGACAAGGTCATATTCACATGGATGCCCTTTCTGAGAAAATACTCATGGATTGTAGTCATAGAGTTTTCGGATCCTAAATGA
- the sucC gene encoding ADP-forming succinate--CoA ligase subunit beta: protein MKIHEYQAKEILKQYGVAVPAGIAATSVEEAVDAAKKMKEEGATLFVVKAQIHAGGRGKGRTKKNNAKGVILCKTIEEVREAAESLLGDVLVTIQTGEEGQLVQRLYVTDGVDIKQEFYLGILLDRAVSKNVIMASTEGGVEIEKVAEETPEKIIKEWVEPGMTLQVNQARRIAFSLGLEGAALKKCIKFIMALYKAYEETDSDMFEINPLIVTPDDEIFALDAKVTFDGNALYRHADIAELKDEAEEDPFELEASKYDLNYIKLDGNVGCMVNGAGLAMATMDIIKLSGGEPANFLDVGGGANVETVKNGFRIILDDPNVKAILINIFGGIVRCDRVANGVIEAVKDPEIAEKVQNVPIIVRLQGTNAAEAKEIIDNSGLNVISAVLLKEAAEEVSKVLA from the coding sequence ATGAAAATCCACGAGTATCAAGCCAAAGAAATTTTAAAACAATATGGAGTAGCAGTACCAGCGGGTATCGCAGCTACTTCTGTTGAAGAAGCTGTTGATGCGGCTAAGAAAATGAAAGAAGAAGGAGCTACTCTTTTTGTTGTAAAAGCTCAGATTCATGCAGGGGGCCGTGGTAAGGGTCGCACCAAAAAGAACAATGCTAAAGGTGTTATTCTTTGCAAAACTATTGAAGAAGTACGCGAAGCTGCAGAATCACTACTTGGCGATGTACTTGTAACCATCCAGACTGGCGAAGAAGGACAGCTAGTTCAGAGATTGTATGTAACTGATGGTGTTGACATCAAGCAGGAATTCTACTTAGGCATCTTGTTAGACCGTGCTGTTAGCAAGAACGTAATCATGGCATCTACTGAAGGTGGAGTTGAGATTGAGAAGGTTGCTGAAGAAACTCCTGAGAAAATTATTAAGGAATGGGTTGAGCCGGGCATGACGCTTCAAGTGAACCAAGCTCGCCGTATTGCATTCTCTTTAGGTCTTGAAGGCGCTGCTTTGAAAAAGTGCATCAAGTTCATCATGGCGCTTTACAAAGCATACGAAGAAACTGATTCTGACATGTTTGAAATCAATCCATTGATTGTGACTCCAGATGACGAAATCTTTGCTCTTGATGCGAAAGTAACTTTTGACGGCAACGCACTATATCGTCACGCCGATATCGCTGAATTAAAAGATGAAGCTGAAGAAGATCCATTTGAACTTGAAGCTTCTAAGTACGACCTAAACTATATCAAACTAGACGGTAACGTTGGTTGTATGGTAAACGGTGCAGGACTTGCGATGGCAACTATGGATATCATTAAGCTATCAGGTGGTGAGCCTGCTAACTTCTTAGATGTTGGTGGTGGAGCTAACGTTGAGACGGTAAAAAATGGTTTCCGTATCATCCTTGATGACCCTAACGTAAAAGCGATCTTAATTAACATCTTTGGTGGAATTGTACGTTGCGACCGTGTTGCAAATGGTGTAATCGAAGCTGTTAAAGATCCAGAAATTGCTGAAAAAGTTCAGAACGTACCTATCATTGTGCGTTTACAAGGAACTAATGCTGCTGAAGCAAAAGAAATTATTGACAACTCAGGTCTAAATGTAATTTCTGCTGTACTTCTTAAAGAAGCAGCTGAAGAGGTATCTAAAGTATTAGCTTAA
- the bshA gene encoding N-acetyl-alpha-D-glucosaminyl L-malate synthase BshA, which yields MNIGIVCYPTFGGSGVVATELAKVLAAKGHKIHVLSYAKPARLETLDSNIFYHEVAINAYPLFEYPPYALALATQMVNLIEYEQLDLLHVHYALPHATSAYLAKQIMADKGINVPVVTTLHGTDITLVGSDPSYKHVVEFSINKSDGVTAVSEYLKQETFDRFDISSDIKVIPNFIDLDRFQKSNKSHFKKAICPEDEKVIVHVSNFRKVKRVPEVVSIFNRVLKQGIKAKLLLVGDGPDRQKAEQQCRDLGICEHVRFLGKLEQVEEVLSIADLFLIPSGSETFGLAALEAMSCSVPVISSDIGGLPEVNIQGETGFLCALDDIDCMAKHAVEILSNEKLHATMSKNARAQAERFNQDVVVNEYEQYYKEVSEQLQEKTAVSKA from the coding sequence ATGAATATTGGAATCGTTTGTTATCCTACCTTTGGTGGTAGTGGAGTAGTTGCTACAGAACTAGCAAAAGTGCTGGCTGCAAAAGGGCATAAAATACATGTGCTTAGTTACGCTAAACCCGCACGTTTAGAAACTCTAGATTCTAATATCTTTTACCACGAGGTTGCCATTAATGCATACCCTCTGTTTGAATACCCACCATATGCATTAGCGCTCGCAACGCAGATGGTGAACTTAATTGAGTATGAACAACTAGATCTTCTGCATGTTCATTACGCACTACCTCATGCTACAAGCGCCTATTTAGCCAAGCAAATAATGGCAGACAAAGGCATTAATGTGCCCGTTGTTACAACTCTACATGGAACAGATATCACATTAGTAGGTAGCGACCCTAGTTATAAGCACGTGGTAGAGTTTTCCATCAATAAAAGTGATGGGGTTACGGCTGTTTCAGAATATTTAAAACAAGAGACATTTGATCGGTTTGATATTAGCAGTGATATCAAAGTGATTCCAAACTTCATCGACTTAGACCGTTTTCAAAAATCGAACAAGAGTCATTTTAAAAAAGCTATTTGCCCTGAAGACGAAAAAGTGATTGTTCACGTATCCAACTTCAGAAAAGTAAAACGTGTACCTGAAGTGGTTTCTATCTTTAATCGCGTACTGAAACAGGGTATCAAGGCGAAGCTATTACTTGTGGGTGATGGACCAGATCGACAGAAAGCAGAGCAACAATGTCGCGATTTGGGAATCTGTGAACACGTTCGTTTCCTAGGTAAGTTAGAGCAAGTGGAAGAAGTGCTATCGATTGCAGATTTATTTCTGATACCATCAGGGTCAGAAACATTTGGGCTAGCAGCACTAGAAGCGATGAGTTGTTCGGTGCCAGTAATTAGTTCAGATATTGGTGGCCTACCGGAAGTGAACATTCAAGGCGAAACCGGTTTCCTCTGTGCTTTAGATGATATCGACTGTATGGCGAAGCATGCTGTTGAAATTCTAAGCAATGAAAAACTCCATGCTACCATGTCGAAAAATGCACGGGCACAAGCCGAGCGGTTTAACCAAGACGTGGTTGTAAATGAGTATGAGCAGTATTACAAAGAGGTGAGCGAGCAGCTACAAGAAAAAACGGCGGTAAGTAAAGCTTAA
- a CDS encoding YebC/PmpR family DNA-binding transcriptional regulator, with the protein MAGHSKWANIRHKKAKEDAKRSKVFTKIIKELTIAAREGGGDPTGNPRLALAIENAKSANLPKDNIERAIKRGTGEGDDAATYEEVTFEGYGPGGIAYFVEATTDNNTRTVAEVRHIFSKHGGNMGTSGSVSFLFEQKGMIQVPNADKDEEEFMLEAIDAGAEDVQSEGDFFVVYTAREDLFAVRSALEEAGHEIESAELIREAMTETKVDADTALSNFKMMEKFEENDDVSNVFTNMLMDDETMTVAEQL; encoded by the coding sequence ATGGCGGGACATTCGAAATGGGCGAACATTCGCCACAAGAAAGCTAAAGAAGACGCTAAGCGTTCTAAAGTATTTACTAAAATCATCAAAGAGTTAACCATTGCAGCCCGTGAAGGCGGTGGTGATCCAACGGGTAATCCACGTCTTGCCCTTGCGATAGAAAATGCCAAATCGGCAAACCTTCCCAAAGACAATATTGAACGCGCTATTAAGCGTGGTACTGGTGAAGGTGACGATGCTGCTACCTATGAAGAAGTAACTTTTGAGGGATATGGCCCTGGTGGAATCGCTTATTTTGTAGAAGCAACTACCGATAACAACACCCGAACTGTAGCCGAAGTGCGACACATTTTTAGTAAGCATGGTGGTAATATGGGTACCAGCGGGTCTGTATCATTTTTATTTGAACAAAAGGGCATGATTCAAGTACCTAATGCAGATAAGGACGAAGAAGAGTTTATGCTCGAAGCTATAGATGCTGGTGCAGAAGATGTACAATCAGAAGGTGATTTCTTCGTTGTATACACCGCTCGAGAGGATTTATTTGCAGTACGAAGTGCACTTGAAGAAGCTGGACATGAAATCGAGTCGGCGGAATTAATACGTGAGGCCATGACCGAAACAAAAGTAGATGCAGATACAGCACTATCGAACTTCAAAATGATGGAAAAATTTGAAGAAAATGATGACGTATCCAATGTATTTACTAATATGCTAATGGACGATGAAACCATGACTGTAGCTGAACAACTTTAA
- a CDS encoding tetratricopeptide repeat protein, producing the protein MKLNLIYILLFIFALGFTSEEARKGNEAFNKGEFETAEQLYRSAIELEPDNAKIYFNLGNALAKQGKVEEAIESYLQYQELADTPEDQALAQYNIGAILAETDKWKPAVHHFKESLKLNPMDAEARHNFELASLKAQEEEEEQQQDQQQQQDQEQKEPSEYAKAMKKRAEQLVAEQRYQQAYDLMQQALSVDETVQNFNDFIERINTVNQIDN; encoded by the coding sequence ATGAAATTAAACCTGATTTACATACTCCTGTTCATTTTTGCATTAGGCTTTACCTCTGAAGAAGCTCGAAAAGGCAACGAAGCCTTTAACAAAGGTGAGTTCGAAACTGCAGAACAGCTATATAGATCAGCAATTGAACTTGAGCCAGACAATGCCAAAATATATTTCAATTTAGGCAATGCTTTGGCCAAACAAGGAAAGGTTGAAGAGGCCATCGAGTCTTATTTACAATATCAGGAATTAGCCGATACTCCTGAAGATCAGGCTTTAGCTCAATACAATATCGGAGCTATACTTGCTGAAACCGATAAATGGAAACCAGCTGTTCATCACTTTAAAGAGTCTTTAAAGTTGAACCCAATGGATGCTGAAGCACGTCATAATTTTGAACTTGCTTCCCTAAAAGCACAAGAGGAAGAAGAGGAACAACAACAGGATCAACAACAGCAGCAAGACCAAGAGCAAAAAGAGCCTTCTGAGTATGCTAAAGCCATGAAAAAACGCGCAGAACAACTTGTAGCCGAACAGCGATACCAACAAGCATATGATCTTATGCAACAAGCTCTATCCGTTGATGAAACCGTACAGAACTTCAATGATTTTATTGAGCGCATTAATACAGTTAACCAAATTGATAACTGA